From Corticium candelabrum chromosome 13, ooCorCand1.1, whole genome shotgun sequence, a single genomic window includes:
- the LOC134188609 gene encoding voltage-dependent calcium channel subunit alpha-2/delta-3-like gives MSVAANGTEKYPVLNAAMRLASDVSQVFTNSTRVDAFEQDTANRSAYKAISIDVKQLTAEVAHQMADLIEKRSQALWQSKRTLEMTAGNLSSRMTGDDVTERNISVASTSFSHLPVNLSVSSVKVPLDVDTGDFSVTSAIHWSRSLTQTMTENLVAEPSASWQYFGSREGFMRVYPGLETLENSIHTFDTRFERWYIEGSVLPADVVVLIDASGSMHGLPLKIANQTTLGIINLLTERDRLAIVAFSSIVDVLGCSKDALVHTTRETKSMLVRALSSVRSESVSSYEPAFTRATQLLLPVNATDTSRQKIIVLLTDGSPVRDLDYFNNWNVDRRIRVFSTVVGPTAHSTGSSPRLACENNGFYTEIKNLEGARDALRSFVGLLGRSMAFHNVSAAISPPTRSEIDGQHVVKLSLPVINGTDGIHDASLPAPNLLGVVGIDIPLSDLAGLVPSHIVGPLAYAFIIDNYGRSLLHPSLKSELLDTLATDILQLEGNSFADIRAAMLRGETGNRTQIRSIVSEIDDRVYVRQLEMIYSYMPLRPKSTVSVCLVVPTHHNTTIEVTESRSLVDKPSVASVSITPWLQCVNARDFNKSDVDGFIRDVDNGTACAEWKNRVILDVNETARLSDTWADDPNVCLMFVSTLSGVTRTKPHKFNCNISGYDPTNNLVAKSRLTRGLLRGNTDLIVESTAKNITQITKAVYYHTTPVAVVGVDIRENILHEIFRKNVQDLLRDTNRVYLIDQSGYILDYLQAESTTIRDSRRGHSISEYESSLINKAIQKGHFTTVTVSSYTTQCTFQQAVSSGAVSFFLKPWSLVQHYILVWLYNLTLFLMQADLISLISGEAFTVEATVISSTPVLHSCLRHQTVYSASDLSYYNRESYCCVMGVESTQCSASYIIAAVPNTNLLLVVIDGDTSIHYCDTQLESQLGWTRIPSPCTSNLSDVLEQSQPLNITNELGRYLCTSGSYSKQLSTVAAIICTLLAIVLHRMTYNY, from the coding sequence atgtctgtggcTGCGAACGGTACAGAAAAGTATCCGGTACTGAACGCGGCTATGCGCCTCGCTAGTGACGTGTCACAAGTGTTCACAAATTCGACGCGAGTTGACGCCTTCGAGCAAGATACAGCGAATCGAAGTGCTTACAAAGCGATTAGCATCGATGTGAAACAACTGACGGCGGAAGTAGCTCATCAGATGGCTGACCTAATTGAGAAACGGTCGCAGGCTTTGTGGCAGTCAAAGCGGACACTCGAAATGACAGCTGGAAATTTATCCAGCCGGATGACTGGAGATGACGTCACTGAACGTAACATTTCTGTCGCCTCGACGTCATTCAGTCATCTTCCCGTCAACCTGTCGGTATCTTCAGTCAAAGTGCCGCTCGATGTTGACACCGGCGACTTCTCTGTCACTTCGGCGATTCACTGGTCGCGCTCGCTCACTCAGACGATGACTGAAAACCTTGTCGCCGAGCCGTCTGCATCATGGCAATATTTTGGAAGCAGGGAAGGCTTCATGCGTGTTTATCCCGGTCTCGAGACGTTAGAAAACAGCATTCACACGTTTGACACTCGGTTTGAGCGTTGGTATATCGAAGGGAGCGTTCTGCCGGCTGACGTTGTTGTTCTCATCGACGCGAGCGGTTCCATGCACGGATTACCGTTGAAAATCGCCAATCAAACGACTCTCGGTATCATCAATCTTCTGACGGAGAGAGATCGTTTGGCTATCGTCGCGTTCTCGAGTATTGTCGACGTTCTGGGATGTTCGAAGGACGCACTCGTGCATACAACGAGAGAAACAAAATCTATGCTCGTCCGAGCTCTCTCCTCTGTGAGGTCTGAGAGTGTGTCGTCATACGAGCCGGCATTCACACGGGCCACGCAGTTGTTACTGCCCGTCAACGCAACTGACACTTCCCGTCAAAAGATTATAGTTCTCTTGACGGACGGATCGCCTGTAAGAGACTTAGACTATTTCAACAACTGGAACGTCGATAGACGTATTCGAGTGTTCTCGACTGTTGTCGGTCCGACTGCTCACAGCACGGGATCTAGTCCAAGATTAGCTTGCGAAAACAACGGCTTCTACACAGAAATAAAAAATCTTGAAGGAGCAAGAGACGCTCTGCGGTCATTTGTCGGATTACTGGGAAGAAGTATGGCATTTCATAACGTTTCAGCTGCAATTTCACCTCCAACTAGAAGTGAAATCGACGGGCAACACGTCGTGAAATTATCTCTCCCGGTCATTAACGGAACAGACGGAATACACGACGCCTCTTTGCCGGCCCCCAATCTTCTCGGAGTCGTCGGTATCGACATTCCATTGTCAGACCTCGCAGGTCTCGTACCGAGCCACATTGTTGGACCATTGGCGTACGCGTTCATTATCGACAACTACGGGAGATCTCTTCTCCATCCAAGCCTCAAAAGTGAGCTTCTAGATACATTGGCGACCGACATCTTGCAACTCGAAGGCAATTCGTTTGCTGATATTCGAGCAGCAATGCTACGTGGTGAGACTGGAAATAGAACGCAAATTCGGTCGATTGTTAGTGAGATTGATGACAGGGTGTACGTCCGGCAATTAGAAATGATTTACTCGTACATGCCGTTAAGACCAAAGTCGACAGTCAGTGTCTGCCTGGTCGTTCCAACCCATCACAACACAACGATTGAAGTCACAGAGAGTAGATCACTTGTAGACAAGCCCTCTGTAGCTTCCGTTTCGATCACTCCGTGGCTGCAGTGTGTCAACGCTAGGGATTTCAACAAAAGCGACGTCGACGGATTTATAAGAGACGTCGATAACGGTACCGCATGCGCAGAGTGGAAAAATCGCGTCATACTTGACGTCAACGAGACGGCACGGCTGAGCGACACGTGGGCAGATGACCCAAACGTTTGCCTTATGTTCGTATCGACTCTATCCGGTGTCACCAGGACAAAACCACACAAATTCAACTGCAATATATCAGGATACGACCCAACTAACAATCTGGTCGCAAAGTCTCGCTTGACGAGAGGCCTTCTACGCGGCAACACGGATCTCATCGTTGAGAGCACGGCAAAAAATATAACGCAGATTACAAAGGCTGTTTACTACCACACAACTCCTGTGGCAGTCGTTGGGGTGGACATACGGGAAAACATACTACACGAGATTTTTAGAAAAAACGTTCAAGACCTGTTGAGGGATACTAACCGTGTATATCTCATCGATCAAAGCGGCTACATCTTGGATTACCTGCAAGCAGAGTCGACGACTATACGTGACTCGAGACGCGGTCATTCCATCAGTGAGTATGAGAGTTCGCTTATAAACAAGGCCATACAGAAAGGACACTTTACAACGGTCACAGTGTCGAGCTACACGACGCAATGTACTTTCCAACAAGCTGTAAGCAGCGGTGCGGTCTCGTTCTTTCTAAAACCGTGGAGTCTCGTCCAGCATTACATTCTTGTGTGGCTCTACAATCTGACATTGTTTCTGATGCAAGCCGATCTCATCAGTCTAATCAGTGGTGAGGCATTTACAGTGGAAGCTACTGTGATCTCTTCTACTCCTGTTCTACACTCGTGCCTGCGTCACCAGACTGTCTACTCGGCATCTGATTTGTCTTACTATAATCGTGAATCGTACTGCTGTGTGATGGGGGTCGAGAGCACACAGTGTTCAGCCAGTTATATCATTGCAGCTGTCCCTAACACTAATCTGTTGTTAGTCGTCATAGATGGGGATACGAGTATTCACTACTGTGATACACAACTGGAATCACAGTTGGGGTGGACTCGTATACCAAGTCCATGCACGTCGAATCTCTCTGACGTGTTGGAGCAATCACAACCACTTAATATCACTAATGAATTGGGACGATATCTCTGTACGTCAGGCAGCTACAGCAAACAACTCTCCACAGTCGCCGCCATAATCTGTACTCTACTAGCCATTGTGTTACATAGAATGACATACAATTATTAA
- the LOC134188608 gene encoding cathepsin B-like CP3, which produces MILKQLVAIAVFSILANAVQAESNTGKKTNPYKKSAFLQSIAHHVNNNPDALWHSSPSLAGRQPRNTNLLRSKRSADSVDWRSKGWLRAPDNQGQCGSCWAFASTHAFDDYRSIVAKSKETPTSMQRMVSCCQFSVCFACEGGHPGAGFLYLNKEGTVADSCRRYNIDDLLPRPQCRASCDDNTPIADPPPYKLQSYAVVEATEEKIREALETGPLVTGMEVYQDFFTYKSGIYHHMTGELSGLHLVEMVGYGSENGVNYWTCKNSWGTGWGEQGYFRIRAGVKESGMEDQGSILSPFGQGTIPAATSPTLVGSVKASDVGDQDVTEAAKFAAYELNAFCPGLDADRASIHNLTLINVIRAARSVVGGQKLILTATYQEPGCPSTTSYEMTIVRDTDGDYRLIRSRYVPPGNVQTSSAKRIQDQQAVLVGMLLAALLVVRIFV; this is translated from the coding sequence ATGATATTGAAGCAGCTTGTTGCGATTGCAGTTTTCTCGATTCTAGCAAATGCTGTGCAAGCTGAGTCTAATACCGGAAAGAAGACTAACCCATACAAAAAGTCTGCGTTTCTTCAATCTATTGCCCATCACGTCAACAACAATCCGGACGCTTTGTGGCATTCATCTCCATCTCTAGCTGGTCGTCAACCGCGCAACACAAACCTTCTCCGCTCCAAACGAAGTGCCGATTCTGTTGATTGGAGAAGTAAAGGTTGGTTACGCGCACCAGATAATCAAGGACAATGTGGTTCGTGCTGGGCTTTCGCATCGACACACGCATTTGACGATTACCGTTCAATAGTAGCCAAGAGTAAAGAAACTCCGACATCGATGCAGCGTATGGTATCCTGTTGTcaattttctgtctgttttgcatGCGAGGGGGGCCATCCAGGAGCCGGCTTTCTCTACCTCAATAAAGAGGGTACTGTTGCTGACTCGTGTCGACGTTACAACATAGACGACCTTCTTCCTCGTCCTCAGTGTCGCGCTTCCTGTGACGACAACACTCCCATCGCTGACCCTCCACCCTACAAGCTCCAGTCGTATGCAGTCGTCGAAGCCACTGAAGAAAAGATACGTGAAGCACTTGAAACTGGACCTCTCGTTACTGGAATGGAAGTCTATCAAGACTTCTTTACGTACAAAAGTGGAATCTATCATCACATGACTGGAGAACTGTCGGGACTTCATCTGGTCGAAATGGTAGGCTATGGAAGCGAGAACGGTGTTAACTATTGGACATGTAAAAACAGTTGGGGCACTGGGTGGGGCGAACAGGGATACTTCCGCATCCGAGCTGGCGTTAAAGAATCGGGCATGGAAGATCAAGGAAGCATACTATCGCCATTTGGACAAGGAACTATTCCGGCAGCAACTTCTCCAACTCTGGTAGGCTCGGTTAAAGCTTCTGACGTCGGTGATCAAGACGTTACTGAAGCTGCAAAATTTGCTGCCTACGAACTAAATGCTTTTTGCCCAGGACTGGACGCTGATCGTGCATCTATTCACAACCTGACCCTCATTAATGTGATCCGCGCTGCGCGCTCAGTTGTAGGAGGACAAAAGCTAATTCTCACTGCAACCTACCAGGAGCCAGGTTGTCCATCTACAACCTCATATGAAATGACAATCGTACGCGACACAGATGGAGACTATCGCCTAATACGATCCAGATATGTTCCACCCGGAAACGTCCAAACGTCATCAGCTAAACGTATTCAGGACCAACAAGCTGTCCTTGTTGGAATGCTGCTGGCTGCGCTGCTGGTTGTCCGCATCTTTGTCTAG
- the LOC134188762 gene encoding uncharacterized protein LOC134188762 gives MSLCTRTHGFTAWINMRLSRRGFEIDNVLKDFNKGLCLKILLEELTGTTLKRLDSLDGMTIPQKQMRFDWFINELKKHGIIKSDFTADTRTLVLLKADEVFRLLWEIVKRDIIYIWEEGETFQLDDNVILSEPFQWSRGHFALGPSSSTMGVSKQLSSPIPRHKSTRKRLPRPDPEDCILDLVYDHVGTLKDCKRLDIETLNDLADSRVLCGLMNSFMPNTFTSEVMLNDRWTINLVLRTAEEIFHVSSSVTSADIMEADEEAMCAYFCSLFMLGYNFRQSRAAALRQSEVHLRVNSVQKELEQFPPVAESMSDLKRQKLLNRDLIQMQDEMKWIELNYDIPKCCEWVRHGEAAQQKAHAKVAAKIQQRFDVLTVSRNMTINELVDSLGINLSLLCGSGFYTGYLNESLWVGRKVVLRDIQTDEFYDDFTGGSNQKKSVREMLGARAFEVIEVSPTQLSEKYEIFFESQSRNKMLRAGSRFLYQVFPGTSHQCQRLMFNAAKTNDLETVEKLVVFFKNDPDFVNSKETSSGNTALHLASRYGHMDVAQYLLENGADINAQNYFCNTPLFLGVESLNRGVSQLLIEWEADINIKNRNSKNAFELLRNSELKQFLKDKHEQYRRLAVAIRKGKHSAVTEVLLAHAKGGSSRANLRSRCFNGDTLFHVAASTGNIEAIEIFLQQEVDCNVLNSRGATPLHVAKNAAIIEMLSHNGASKDATDFSGNTALHVKCLGKSGHATEVECIEKLMTKGASLTLRNDEDLMPIHCCAAQGRTDAIMLLLDRDNQGKIRRALDRETERNPSSLLFLALSNDFLPCAEWLSQKDFIFKESESDKLIHGILKGETTCSTLTETIQFLAQNGASLDAKYDGGNTLLHMAVDHSNLNDAVDVLIANGADVNALNDDSQTPLFLATSRSQPYIASLLINAGVDIRHKDKHGLTAFEFISDFEEWIELGYFDDHMKARLKAYSLKQSRDLVRAISKKVRGNHRQPAVVTLPALSGGSPPMNDRITSFAGVASSRSMSSWVKRKASQPRLSLQLPALSASPSRGQESLPMLFPAGERDNRNSIIQSVVFKNRTR, from the exons ATGTCTCTCTGCACTAGAACTCACGGCTTCACGGCTTGGATCAACATGCGTCTGAGTCGACGAGGCTTCGAAATCGACAACGTGCTGAAGGACTTCAACAAGGGCCTTTGTTTGAAGATTTTACTCGAAG AGTTGACGGGAACGACTCTGAAGCGGTTGGATTCATTGGACGG TATGACTATTCCTCAGAAGCAAATGAGATTTGATTGGTTTATCAACGAACTAAAGAAGCA TGGAATCATCAAATCGGACTTCACCGCTGACACACGAACACTTGTATTGTTAAAGGCAgatgag GTGTTTCGGTTACTTTGGGAAATTGTGAAACGAGATATTATCTACATTTGGGAAGAAGGAGAAACTTTCCAGCTGGATGATAATGTGATACTATCAGAACCATTTCAG TGGAGTCGAGGACATTTTGCGTTAGGACCAAGCAGCAGCACAATGGGCGTTTCCAAG CAATTGAGCAGTCCCATACCACGTCACAAATCGACGAGAAA GAGGTTGCCACgtccggatccagaagattgCATTTTAGATTTGGTTTATGATCATGTGGGG ACTCTAAAAGACTGCAAACGACTGGACATCGAG ACTCTCAATGATTTGGCTGACAGCAG AGTTTTGTGTGGATTGATGAACTCATTTATGCCTAACACTTTTACATCTGAGGTGATGCTCAATGACAG GTGGACTATCAATCTTGTTCTGCGAACGGCAGAAGAAATATTTCATGTAAGCAGTTCTGTCACATCTGCAGACATCATGGAG GCTGATGAAGAGGCAATGTGTGCATACTTCTGCAGTCTGTTCATGTTGGGCTATAACTTTAGACAATCAAGAGCTGCTGCTCTAAGACAG AGTGAGGTTCATTTGCGAGTCAATTCTGTTCAAAAGGAACTCGAGCAGTTCCCACCAGTTGCCGAGTCAATGTCAGACTTGAAACG GCAGAAATTGTTGAATCGGGATCTGATTCAGATGCAAGATG AAATGAAGTGGATAGAGCTGAATTATGACATTCCAAAATGTTGCGAATGGGTACGTCACGGTGAAGCAGCTCAACAAAAA GCACATGCGAAGGTAGCTGCAAAGATCCAGCAACGATTTGACGTGTTAACTGTTTCACG GAATATGACCATAAACGAACTCGTCGACTCTTTAGGCATCAATCTG AGCTTGCTGTGTGGTTCTGGATTCTATACCGGCTACCTTAATGAGTCTCTATGGGTTGGACGGAAGGTAGTACtaagagacatacagacag ATGAATTCTATGATGATTTTACTGGAGGCAGCAACCAAAAGA AATCGGTGAGAGAAATGCTCGGAGCTCGTGCATTTGAAGTCATTGAAGTATCACCCACACAATTGTCAGAGAAATATGAG ATATTTTTTGAAAGTCAATCAAGAAACAAGATGTTGAGAGCCGGATCGCGATTTTTGTACCAAGTCTTTCCAGGCACATCACATCAGTGTCAAAGACTGATGTTTAATGCTGCAAAGACAAATGACTTGGAGACTGTGGAGAAGCTG GTTGTATTTTTTAAGAACGATCCTGACTTTGTCAACTCGAAGGAAACGAGTTCAGGCAACACAGCTCTTCACTTGGCATCAAGATATGGTCACATG GACGTGGCACAGTATTTGTTGGAAAATGGCGCTGATATTAATGCACAGAATTATTTTTGTAATACGCCTTTATTTCTCGGTGTTGAGAGTTTGAACAGAGGAGTTAGTCag CTGTTGATTGAATGGGAAGCGGACATCAACATAAAGAACAGAAACAGCAAGAATGCATTTGAACTGCTTCGAAACTCCGAACTAAAACAATTTCTTAAAG acaaacatgaacaATACAGAAGGCTTGCAGTGGCCATACGGAAGGGAAAGCACAGCGCTGTCACTGAAGTGTTGCTTGCGCATGCAAAGGGTGGAAGCTCACGTGCCAACTTGCGAAGCAG ATGTTTCAATGGTGACACTCTGTTTCATGTTGCTGCTTCTACTGGGAACATCGAAGCCATTGAAATCTTTCTTCAGCAAGAAGTTGACTGTAACGTTTTGAATAGTCGAGGAGCCACACCATTACACGTAGCAAAGAATGCTGCAATTATTGAG ATGTTGTCACATAATGGAGCTAGTAAAGATGCCACAGACTTCAGTGGCAATACGGCTTTACATGTCAAGTGTCTAGGAAAATCTGGACACGCAACTGAAGTGGAATGCATTGAAAAGCTG ATGACAAAGGGTGCTAGTCTTACATTGAGAAATGATGAg GATCTGATGCCGATTCATTGTTGTGCTGCACAAGGAAGGACTGATGCTATCATGCTGTTGCTAGATCGAGACAATCAAGGGAAAATCAGACGAGCACTGGATCGAGAAACTGAG aGAAATCCTTCAAGCTTGTTGTTTCTGGCTTTGTCTAATGATTTTTTGCCTTGTGCCGAGTG GCTTTCGCAGAAAGATTTTATCTTTAAAGAAAGTGAGTCTGACAAGCTGATTCATGGGATTCTCAAAGGAGAAACAACTTG CTCTACTCTTACTGAAACTATTCAATTTCTTGCTCAAAATGGCGCTTCACTCGATGCCAAATATGATGGAGGCAACAC GCTGCTTCACATGGCTGTTGATCACTCCAACCTCAATGATGCAGTTGATGTCCTTATTGCTAATGGAGCCGACGTGAATGCATTGAATGATGACAGTCAGACTCCACTCTTTCTCGCTACAAGTAGAAGCCAACCTTACATTGCTAGCTTACTCATAAATGCAG GTGTGGACATTAGACACAAAGATAAACATG GACTTACTGCATTCGAGTTCATATCAGATTTTGAAGAGTGGATTGAGTTGGGTTATTTTGATGATCACATGAAGGCTCGATTGAAAG CTTACAGCTTGAAGCAGTCTCGGGACTTGGTCCGGGCAATTAGCAAGAAAGTAAGAGGCAATCACAGGCAACCTGCTGTTGTCACCTTGCCTGCTTTAAGTGGTGGATCTCCTCCTATGAATGATCGAATTACATCGTTTGCTGGTGTGGCATCATCGCGCTCTATGAGCTCGTGGGTGAAAAGGAAAGCAAGTCAGCCAAGGTTGTCTCTTCAGTTGCCTGCACTGTCGGCAAGTCCCAGCAGAGGACAGGAATCGTTACCGATGCTGTTTCCAGCAGGAGAGAGAGACAATCGAAACTCTATTATTCAGTCGGTCGTTTTCAAAAACAGAACAAGATAG